The DNA sequence CACGCAGCCCGCCCGCAACGCCGGCTGGGCCACCGCCACGGACTGGGCGAGCACCCACACCACCGACGACTGGTCGGGCACGCTGGCCAAGCGGCTCAACCAGGGCCCGGTGCAGCTGGTCTACGGCCGCTACGCCCCCGGCCCGCGTACCGGGAGCCTGGAGCGCACCGGCGGGCACATCGTCACGGTGGTGTCGGCGAAGGGCTCGTTCGACGGGAACACCGTGCAGCTCAAGCTTGCCGACCCGGGCCGCGCCCTGGACCACGGCCAGGACGACTACCTCTACACCCAGTCCGCCTACGAGTCGCTCGACGTGACGCTGGAGCGCAAGACGATCGTGGAGCACATCGCGGCCAAGGACGACGCGAACACCCCGGCCGACGAGAGCCTGCTGCCCGGCACGTACCGCAACGTGGTGCGGTGGGAGCTGACCGGCCCGCGCTACGTCAGCACCAAGACGCGCCAGATGGTCGAGGGCTTCAACTGGTTCGTGATGTCCCCGCCGGTGGGCTGATCGCCGGACCACCGCAAGGCCCCGCCCGCCAGGGCGGGGCCTTGCCGCGCACTGCGTGCACTGCACGTGGTCGAACGCCTGTTCGATCCGTCCACAACTGGGGACAACCCTGTGGACAACTCAGTCGCGCCTGGTCAGGGCCTGTGCATGAGCCAGCAGTTCGTCCACCGACCACTGGTCGTAGGCGTGGCGTCCGCGCTTCTCCGCGACGACCTCGCCGTCCGGCGCGATGAGGAAGTCGGCGGGCAGGCCCAGCCGCCCGCCCTCCGGCTCGGGCAGCGGGCGCCGGCCGCGCAGCACCGGGCCGAGGTCGCGGACCACGCCGCGCACGATCGCGCCCCACGCGCGCGGGTCGAGCACCGAGCGCGCGGCGGACCCCACGCCGAACTCGGCGTAGAGCCGCTTGCGCGGGTCGCCGACCACGGCGAACGGCAGGTCGGCGACGTGCGGGCGCAGTTCCGCGTCCGACGAGTGGAACACGACCGCCTCGGTGATGCCGTGGGCGGTGATCTCGTCGTGCCGCAGCACGATCGACCTCAGGTGCAGGTTGCACACCGGGCAGCCCGCGAAGCGGCGGAACTGCAGGTGGACCAGGTTGTGCGGGTCGGGCACCCGCACCGCGCCCCCGAGCACGGTTCCCCACTCACGTTCGGCGACCTTCACGTCTCCCCCTCGACCCCGTAGGCGTGTGCTGTACGCCTACGGAAGTTATGCGCGTAACTTGTACGCTGTCAAGGTCATGCCCCGCCCCAAGTCGCTCACCCCGGCCGCACTCGCCGCCGCCACGCTCGCCGTCCTGGACCGGGACGGCCTGGCCGCGCTGTCGATGCGCGCCGTCGCCCAGGAGCTGGGCATGGGCACGATGTCGCTGTACCGGTACGTCGCCGACCGGGACGAGCTGGAAGCGCTCGCGGTCGACCACCTGCTGTCCGGGGTCGACTGCACGCCGCCGAAGGCGTTGTGGGACAAGCAGGTCGCGGTGCTGGTCGAACGGGTCCGCGCGGCGGTCGCGGCACACCCGAACGCCGTGCCGCTCACGACGGCGCACCGGCACCGGTGCCCGAGCCTGCTGCGCTGGACGGAGTCCGTGCTGGCGGTGCTCACCCGGGCCGGGTTCACCGGGGAGCAGCGGGTGATCGCGATGCGCGCGCTGGTGAGCTACCTGATCGGCGCGATCGAGCTGGAGCACCGCGGGTCGCTCACGGGGCCGGGCACCGACGCGATGTCGGGGCTGGGCGAGCAGTACCCGCTGCTGGCCGAGACGGCCGCCACCGCCCGCACGATCACGCGGGACCTCGAGTTCCGGCGGGGCCTCGACGTGGTGCTCAGCGGTCTGCGCCGGCCCTGAACGCCGGGACCGCCACGACGGGGTGAGCCGGCGCGGAGGCCGAAGCCGACCTCGGCCTCCGCGTCGAAACGCGACGAACACGGAGTTGCGCTCCGAGCGTGGCGTCGACAGTTCCGGCGCGGAGTCGACGCCCGCTGCGTCTCCAGGTCAGGTTCGCCGATGAGGGGGCTGCGCCCCCTCGTCCCGTCCGCCACCGCGGATCGGACGGGAAGACTTCAGGCCGTCCGCTCGTCGTCGTCCGGCAGGTCGAGCAGCTCTTCGAGCACGTGCGTGGCCGGGCCGCGACGGCGCCACGAGAAACGGCTGGGCGACAGCACGTTCACCTCGTCGGCGGGCATCCGCATCGCCACCGCGTCGTCCTCGTTGTGCAGGCGCACCACGTCGATCACCGCGTCGTGCGCGCGCACCCCCACCACCGCCGCCAGCTCTCCCCTGGCGTCACGCGGGTGCAGGAACTGGAACCCCCGCGCGATCAGCTCGCGGAGCTGGAAGGTGGTCCGGGAGGCGTGGTCAGTCGACGAGGTCATCGAACTCCCCGTCCCTGGCCCCGGCCACGAACGCGGCCATCTCCGCTCGGGTGTAGACGAGCGCGGGGCCGTCGGGGAACCGGGAGTTGCGCATCGCGATCTCACCGCCGCCGAGCACGGCGAACTCGACGCAGTTGCCGATCGCGTCGCTGTACGAGCTCTTCGTCCACGTGACGCCGTTCAGGTCGGCCGCGGACATGCCGTTGTGAACCTTGGTGGCCATCGACTCACCCTCCGAGCCAGAGATGCATCTGCACGTGCATCCGGTTGTGCACGGACCGTAGCACCGAGTGATGCACGGGTAAATGCACGTGCAGATGCGGAGCGTGAATCCCACCCGGTCGGACGACAGCTACAGCTCGGCCCGCCGCTTGGCGAGCAGCTGCCGGCTGCGATCGGGCGTCTCGGCGTCCACCGTGAGGCGGTCGAAGACCCGGCTGTAGATCTCCAGCTCTTCGAGTTTGTCCAGGTAGAGGGCACCGGCGAGGTGTTCGAGGTAGACGATGTCCGGCAGGTCGGGCTCACCGAAGCGCAGCATCGCGAACGGGCCCTTCGCCGCGTACCCGGCCAACGGGAACGGCACGACTTGGAGGGTGACCGGGCCGTCCTTGGTCACGCTGAGCAAGTGTTCGATCTGGTTGACCAGGACCTGGCGGCCGCCGATCGTCCGGTAGAGCACCGACTCGTCGATCACGGCCCACACCCTCGGGGCACCCGGCCGCGCCAGGATCTTCTGCCGCTGCATCCGGAACGCCACCCGCCGCCGCACCTCGGGCGTCACCAACTCCGCCCGGCCGTGGCTCGCGATCGCGGTGGCGTACTCCTCGGTCTGGAGCAGGCCGGGCACGAACTGCGTCTCGTAGATCAGGATCCGCGACGCCGCCTCCTCCAGGCCGACGTAGTCGTGGAACCAGTCGGGCATCAGGTCGGTGTAGCGGTTCCACCAGCCCGGCTCGTTCGACCGGCGGACCATGTCGAGGAACTTCGCCCGCTCGTCCGGGTCGTCGACGCCGTACATGGTGAGCAGGTCGGTCACGTCGCGCGGCTTCAGGCCGACGCGCCCGAGCTCCATCCGGCTGATCTTCGACTCGGAGCCGCGGATCGCGTAGCCCGCGTCCGCCCGGGTGATCTCGGCGGCCTCGCGCAACCTGCGCAACTGGGCGCCGAGCACGATCCGCAGAGCGGTCGGACCGCTGTCCCGCTCCGGCGTGGACTCACCCGTCGCCATCGCCGATCCTCCCGACCGTCGTGCCGTCCCACCCGAACAGCGGTTGTGCCCGGGGAGGGCTGACTCGCATCGTCACTGAACGTACACCCTTGATCTTGCCCGGTCGGATGCACGACGCTCACTCGCGCGTTGAGCCCATACCCTTACGCTGACCGGACTGTGACGCGGTGCACAAACCCACCACTCCCATCCCCGTAATGCGAGGTCAACACAATGCCGGGTACGTCCTCGGACGCCGCCGCCCCCGTCTACATCGACACCACCAAGGCCAGCATCGCCAGGGTCTACGACGCGTTCCTCAACGGCAAGGACAACTACGAGATCGACCGGGAAGTGCTGCGACGCGTGCAGGAGGTCGCGCCGGAGGCGACCACGCTCGCCGTGGACAACCGGGGTTTCCTGATCCGCGCCACCCGGTTCGTCGCGAGCCAAACGGGTATCGACCAGTTCCTCGACTGCGGCTCCGGGTTGCCCACGGCCGAGAACACCCACCAAGTGGCCCAGCGGATCAACCCGGATGCACGAGTCGTGTACGTCGACAACGACCCGGTGGTACTGGCGCACGGCCGCGCGTTGCTGGAGGAGAACGACCGGACGCACTTCTCGGCCGCCGACATCTTCAAGCCGCGGGAGATCCTCAACGACGAGGTCGTGCGCAAGCACATCGACTTCACCCAACCGATCGCGTTCTTCCAGATGGGCACGCTGCACCACTACAACGGCGACTCGCCCACGTCGGCCGAGATCATGGCCGAGTACATCGACGCGCTGCCGTCCGGCTCGTACGTGGCGATCTCGCACTTCCTCGACCCGGAGACCGAGGAGCACTCGGCCATCGCGCGGCGGATGGAGCACACGTTCCTGCACTCGCCGATGGGCAGCGGCAGGTTCATCACCAGGCGGGCGATGCTGGAGCTGTTCCACGGCCTCGAACTGGTCGAGCCGGGTCTGGTGATCTGCGCGGACTGGTGGCCGGACGGGCCGCGGCTCAAGGAGCTCGACGCGGTGAGCTACTGCATCGCGGGCGCGGTGGGCCGCAAGCCCTGAAGCCGTCGCGCACGACGGTGGTGGACGAGGGAGGTCCTCGCCCACCACCAGGTTCCGCGCGCCCGCCCGCCGGCTCAGCGGGTGAAGAAGTCGACGAGCACGGGGACCGTCGCCTTGGGCTTGACCATGTGGGTCTGGCCGGGCAGGACGGTCAGCTCGCCGTGCGGCAGCGCCGACGCCAGGTGCCGCTGCGCGTTGCGCATGTACTCGGGGCTCTTGCCACCGGCGATCACCAGGGCCGGCACGTCCGCGCCCTGCCAGCGGTCGGCGGGCGGCGGCGTGCCCCGCTGGAACTCGCCGGTCAGCGCGAAGTCGTTCGGCAACGTGTGCGCGACGCCCTTCAGCTTCCGCCACGGCGGCATGACCTGGAGCGCCGCGACGAAGATGCCGGGCGTGCCGACGTACCGCATGAACAGCTTGATCGCGTCACCCCGGCGTCCTTCCCCGACCGCGCGCTCCACGCGGGCCGGCAGGTCGGGGTCCATCGGCGGGTGGGTGCCGTCCACGATCATCGGTGACTCGTAGATCGCGATCCGCTCCGCGTCGACGCCCCGGTGCGCCGCCTCGGCGACCAGCGTGCCGCCCGACGACATGCCGAACAGGTGGGCCGAGCCACCCGCCTCCCCGATCAGCGCGGCGATGTCCTCGACCTCGCGCTCCACGTCGTACGGCGTGGTGCCGCCGCCGCTCTCCCCCCGGCCGCGCCGGTCGTAGGTGTAGACGGTGAAGCGGTCCGACAGCGCTTCGGCCAGCGCCGTCGCGGGGCCGAACGCCCGGTAGCACATCGCGCCGTCCACGATGATCAACGCCGGTCCGGACCCGGTGCGCGTGAAGGCGATCGCGGTGCCGTCCTTGGACACGACCTGTCCCATGATGATCCCCTCAGCTCTCGGAGCGCAGCTTCGCCAGGACGGCGGACACCCACAACCACGCCACGGTCGCGGCGCCGTACAACAGGACCGTGCCCACTTCGGTGCCCATGAAGGGCATCGGCGCCAGCGACAGCACGCCGGCGGCCGCGCTCGCCCGCGCCCACGGGCCGGTCAACTTCCGCGCCAGCACGAAGAACGCCGCCACCAGCGCCGGGAACGCGGCGAAG is a window from the Saccharothrix saharensis genome containing:
- a CDS encoding peroxiredoxin-like family protein; the protein is MKVAEREWGTVLGGAVRVPDPHNLVHLQFRRFAGCPVCNLHLRSIVLRHDEITAHGITEAVVFHSSDAELRPHVADLPFAVVGDPRKRLYAEFGVGSAARSVLDPRAWGAIVRGVVRDLGPVLRGRRPLPEPEGGRLGLPADFLIAPDGEVVAEKRGRHAYDQWSVDELLAHAQALTRRD
- a CDS encoding TetR/AcrR family transcriptional regulator C-terminal domain-containing protein encodes the protein MPRPKSLTPAALAAATLAVLDRDGLAALSMRAVAQELGMGTMSLYRYVADRDELEALAVDHLLSGVDCTPPKALWDKQVAVLVERVRAAVAAHPNAVPLTTAHRHRCPSLLRWTESVLAVLTRAGFTGEQRVIAMRALVSYLIGAIELEHRGSLTGPGTDAMSGLGEQYPLLAETAATARTITRDLEFRRGLDVVLSGLRRP
- a CDS encoding DUF397 domain-containing protein, translating into MATKVHNGMSAADLNGVTWTKSSYSDAIGNCVEFAVLGGGEIAMRNSRFPDGPALVYTRAEMAAFVAGARDGEFDDLVD
- a CDS encoding helix-turn-helix domain-containing protein, encoding MATGESTPERDSGPTALRIVLGAQLRRLREAAEITRADAGYAIRGSESKISRMELGRVGLKPRDVTDLLTMYGVDDPDERAKFLDMVRRSNEPGWWNRYTDLMPDWFHDYVGLEEAASRILIYETQFVPGLLQTEEYATAIASHGRAELVTPEVRRRVAFRMQRQKILARPGAPRVWAVIDESVLYRTIGGRQVLVNQIEHLLSVTKDGPVTLQVVPFPLAGYAAKGPFAMLRFGEPDLPDIVYLEHLAGALYLDKLEELEIYSRVFDRLTVDAETPDRSRQLLAKRRAEL
- a CDS encoding SAM-dependent methyltransferase; this translates as MPGTSSDAAAPVYIDTTKASIARVYDAFLNGKDNYEIDREVLRRVQEVAPEATTLAVDNRGFLIRATRFVASQTGIDQFLDCGSGLPTAENTHQVAQRINPDARVVYVDNDPVVLAHGRALLEENDRTHFSAADIFKPREILNDEVVRKHIDFTQPIAFFQMGTLHHYNGDSPTSAEIMAEYIDALPSGSYVAISHFLDPETEEHSAIARRMEHTFLHSPMGSGRFITRRAMLELFHGLELVEPGLVICADWWPDGPRLKELDAVSYCIAGAVGRKP
- a CDS encoding alpha/beta fold hydrolase, which codes for MGQVVSKDGTAIAFTRTGSGPALIIVDGAMCYRAFGPATALAEALSDRFTVYTYDRRGRGESGGGTTPYDVEREVEDIAALIGEAGGSAHLFGMSSGGTLVAEAAHRGVDAERIAIYESPMIVDGTHPPMDPDLPARVERAVGEGRRGDAIKLFMRYVGTPGIFVAALQVMPPWRKLKGVAHTLPNDFALTGEFQRGTPPPADRWQGADVPALVIAGGKSPEYMRNAQRHLASALPHGELTVLPGQTHMVKPKATVPVLVDFFTR